The following DNA comes from Sorex araneus isolate mSorAra2 chromosome 5, mSorAra2.pri, whole genome shotgun sequence.
AAGCCCCTCGACTCGCTGGATCTGGGCCTGGAAACTGTGTACGAGAAGTTCCACCCCTCCATCCAGTCCTTCACCGATGTCATCGGCCACTACATCAGCGGAGAGAGACCCAAGGGCATCCAGGAGACAGAGGAGATGCTGAAGGTGGGGGCCACCCTCACGGGGGTGGGCGAGCTGGTGCTAGACAACAACTCCGTCCGCCTGCAGCCCCCCAAGCAGGGCATGCAGTACTACCTCAGCAGCCAGGACTTCGACAGCCTGCTGCAGAAGCAGGAGTCCAGCGTCCGCCTCTGGAAGGTCCTCACCCTGGGCTTCGGCCTCGCCACCTGCGCCGTCCTCTTCTTCATCCTCCGGAAGCAGTACCTGCAGCGGCAGGAGCGCCTGCGCCTcaggcagatggaggaggagttCCGGGAGCACGAGGCCCAGCTGCTGAGCCGGGCGGCGCCCGAGGACCGGGAGAGTCTGAAGAGCGCCTGTGTCGTGTGCCTGAGCAACTTCAAGGCCTGCGTCTTTCTGGAGTGCGGGCACGTCTGCTCCTGCGCCGAGTGCTACCGCGCCCTGCCGGAGCCCAAGCGCTGCCCCATCTGCAGGCAGGACATCACCCGGGTCATCCCCTTGTACAACAGCTAACGGCCGGACACGgcagggagccccccccccctcctcccagggCCGTGGGGCCCAGGCCTTTAGAAGAGCGGCGGGGTCAGCTGCTCTGTCCAGGTGTGGGGGCCTCCCAGACCTCCCGCCTCCACCAGCAGGACGCTGCCTTTCTAACCTCAGGCACCCCAGGgcagtggggtgtggcccccaggaacCAGAGGCGGGCCCAGGACGGAGTGCACCTCTTCCTCGCTGGAACCCCAGTGCCTCCGCGTTTCTGGGCCCGTGTGGCCTCCCGCCCCAGAGAACGGTGTGTTTCTGCATCCTTGACCTGCGAGTGACTGCCGAGCCTGTCCTGAGGGACTCTGCCGTCGTCGTTAGGGAAACGGGGTCAGGCTGGACGTGTCCTTCGTGGCCCTCCCTGCCAGCTTGCTTCCTCCACGTGCACGCCTGCAGCGGGTCTTCCCACCAGCCCTGTGAAGAGCGTCCGGGGCCAGTGGGATCAGGGGACCTGGAGTGGCCTGCTGTGTTCCGCTGACGGGAGCGGAGGCCTCAGAACATACCCTGGCCTCAATTGAACTCCTGCGCCCAAGCCGGGGCCCTCTGGGTTTCCCCGCCTGTGGGGAGCCAGAAAGGCTGGTGGCAGCGGTTCTGGGTGCCCAGGCTCTGCCGCCCTGCGCCTTGTTTTCTGCTTCTCCAGGCAGCCAGTGTCCGAGCAACGGGCCTGCCTCAGGAGCCTGTGGGTGTCGGCGAATCCCCGGCCAGTCACTCGCTGTCCTGGAGTTGGGGCGTGGAGTGGGCGCATCTCCCCGCCTCTGAGCACCCTGTGGCGCGTGCACACACCACTCAGCGCCCCAACTTCAGCTCTTCGTCCCCATCCTGGGTGGGGGCTGTCACCATTCTACGCCGTGTCAGCACCTAGAGCACAAATAAAGAATGTCACAGCCAAGTTGTGGGCTGGTGCTGGGTCAGCCTGAGCTGGGTTTTGGCCACAGCGGCCTGCAGGAGAATCGCGGTCCCCCAGCTGTGACATGCGTCCTTCCCCAGCCTTGGCCTCCGGGGGAGGCAGCCCCTGCAGGGCCTGGCCGAGACTGGTTCTGGCAGTGTCCCACCATCCCAGGGGGTCCCTGTGGACAGTGGAGGGCGGGGAGTCCTCAGCAAGTATCAGTCTTGGTCTCAGAGCGAGGTGGTGCCAGGTGGCTCCTTCTTCTAGACAGGAAGTAGGTCTGCTTTGCAGACTTTTCAAAACTCTAGATTCAACTCCAGGATGTTTGGAAGGCTCCAGATTCTCACCAGGAAGTGCGCCCAGGAACACCCCACAGATAACTTGCCCCCGCTCCCCCCGTTAGGGGAGGAGGCGGCCTGTGGAGGACCAAGCGGAGATGAGCACCGTCCCAATCCTGCCCTGCCTGTGAGGCGCGGAGagggggtggtgtgtggggggggtggggaggatggcaCTGGCAGAACACTCAGGTTTGGTGGGCGAAGGCGCCATCTAGGGGCTCAGTGCCATCTATCAGCTCAGGCCTGGGGTTGGTCAGAGGTCCTCAGACTTCATTTGCATTGGCACCCTTTTCAGAAAGAATTACTCAGCCTCCCTCCTGGGAAGCCTACGTGCCTTCAGTGGGCAGACGGCATCCCCTGATTGCACCTGCTTCTGCCCTCTCCTGGGTCCCCCTGGATGGTTTCTGCACCTGCCAAGCAGTGTTGCTCACTCTAAGACACAGATTTTGAGTAAACTTGATGAATGTGATTGAGAAGAAGATAGGGCCTACCCTGCCCAACCTGCCTTCCAGCCCGCCTCCAAGTCTCCAGGCCCCTCCTCGCATGTGGGAGGTAGATTGACTTTGGAGGGGCCTTCCTTGGTGCCAGCCTGTTCACCTGGGCCTCACCCGCAGGGAGTAGATTGGACCAGACTGACTGGttatgggggggtggaggggatggaggaTGGTCTGGGCTAACTGGGATTGTTCTGAAGTTCACTTCTGAGCTAAATCACCCTTCAGCCATTGAACCTAACAGACAACGCTAGGTAAGGATCGTCTTGAATAACTTCTGATATTTTGATGTCTGGGCTGGGCACTTTGTAATGGTGCTTGTCCTACGGAGACTGGGCCACAATCCATAAATGCTCGGGCTATTCTAGGCTTGTCTctcaggagtgctcagaggaccccatggtgccaggaatggaacccaggtctcctgtgtgCAGAACCTGCACACTGTCtgttgtgctctctccagccccaagctttacAGGTGAGGATCGCATGGTCCCATGCGGTTATGTAATGCCTGCACACACCAGGCATCTGAATTGTGTAttggcatttttttcttaaacacaTGGATGCC
Coding sequences within:
- the MUL1 gene encoding mitochondrial ubiquitin ligase activator of NFKB 1, giving the protein MESGGRPSLGQFILLGTSSVVTAVLYSVYRQKAQVAQELKGAKRIHLSEDLKSILSEAPGKCVPYAVIEGAVRSVKETLNSQFVENCKGVIQRLTLQEHKMVWNRTTHLWNDCSKIIHQRTNTVPFDLVPYEDGVGMSVRVLKPLDSLDLGLETVYEKFHPSIQSFTDVIGHYISGERPKGIQETEEMLKVGATLTGVGELVLDNNSVRLQPPKQGMQYYLSSQDFDSLLQKQESSVRLWKVLTLGFGLATCAVLFFILRKQYLQRQERLRLRQMEEEFREHEAQLLSRAAPEDRESLKSACVVCLSNFKACVFLECGHVCSCAECYRALPEPKRCPICRQDITRVIPLYNS